A genomic segment from Sulfitobacter mediterraneus encodes:
- a CDS encoding alpha-2-macroglobulin family protein: MLRLRLLKSLIVCIAALAAPARGQDALPDHRYLFTRDVDFYGADLTNLFDTTQAACERACSAQDTCVAFTFNTRSHACFPKSALSDRQPYVGAMSARKVATDPAALAMQSARTGALDFLRQNDFGNARLQVLDNARRFTFSDETAEELIGAMTLAEQGGNTNSALLWASRAAALTDRGDIWVRVADLSLKQADATQASGKKRQFRREALKAAVNAYLRAQTPAIQVNALEAMSRALEVSRRGRDMIPALRLALSIAPRDDLEAALEDAIGKYGFRVVEHRVDNNAAAPRICTEFSEKLVQVGVDYDPFVRVEGRGLAVQSDGNQLCIDGVEHGARYDVTLREGLPSASGEALHRDVRLRLYVRDRSPQVRFGGRAYVLPRSEKAGIPVETVNVDTLDLKLRRVSDRNLVRAIRESYFGRPLSKYEDDQFSQTLAQDIWEGTGTVQNNLNVDMTTRLPLGDILGQQPAGIYTLSASVPGQDPYDNPAATQWFVLSDLGISTLSGVDGLHVAVRRLTDAEPRAGIELSLISRANAVLGKATTDSSGFAQFPAGLSRGNGGSAPALLMAEDGSHDVAFLPLTDPAFDLSDRGVEGHPPAPPIDVFMTTDRGAYRVGETIYATVLTRDAQAQAIDELPVTAILKRPDGVEYSRSLSSDAKAGGHVFALPLGADVPRGAWRIDILTDTTEPALASQTVLVEDFLPERIDFDLSLPDSPLRLTSSPSLNVQVDYLFGAPGANLDVEGDVRLRAKRGIDGWPGYRFGRHDSAFRTQTRFIGNAVTDAAGKAVLPLTLPKLEQDPGLPMEAEIILRVAEGSGRPVERRLTNAVVSDMPMIGIKPLFEDVLAEGSEAAFDLIALGSQAQAMPMQVRWTLNKVETRYQWYQLYGNWEWEPTTRRTRAATGEVTLGAEPVSVSAPTEWGEYELVVERIGSDYAAASVAFYSGWYGGDGSTDTPDRLEMSLDAESYAVGDPVRLRVAAKTGGVALVSVLSNRVIERKAVMVNAGENMIPLTVTDAWGSGAYVTVSLLRGMDEAAGLNPARSLGLAHASVRPGKRALSVSLDAPKVVDGQAGTLRAAVQVEGVQPGETAYVTLAAVDVGILNLTGFRAPDASDHYFGQRRLGVEMRDIYGRLIDGMNGALGTVRSGGDAAASAQVQSPPPTEELMAFFTGPITVGPDGRAEVEIIRPAFNGTIKLMAVAWSPSGVGEASADVVARDPVVVTASLPRFLAPGDQSRMLLELVHAEGSAGQMSLQAFADAGLSLGDLPANVTLPEKGSLRINVPVTGREIGDHLITVSLTTPDGKELRKVLTVPVRINDPEVAVTRQFSLGQGETFTFDGNVFAGLRPGTASATLTAGPLARFDVPGLLRQLDRYPYGCTEQVTSSAMPLLYLSSVAQSAGLGEPARINDKIGKAIERVLNRQASNGAFGLWRAQSGDFWLDAYVTDFLSRARHEGHAVPDLAFSLAMDNLRNRINYAPDFDAGGEDVAYALLVLAREGAAQMGDLRYYADTKADDFGTPLAAAQLGAALAAYGDPVRADMMFRKAGLLLLRDRDRRQGWRDDYGTNLRDTAAVLKLSAEAGSAAIDPATLISWTRRETGRLSTQEAAQVVLAAHALTGPQAVSGLEVDGAAVAGPLVKRLIDAAPISSKIRNASDVAMDVTLTAFGVPEVAPEAGGYGYSMTRRYFTMDGNLVEGAVQTGERMVVVIEVTPFEDIGARLIVDDPLPAGLEIDNPNLLRSGEIGALSWLSTKPAENAEFRSDRFIAAVNHRKAEPFQLAYIVRAVTPGQYHHPAALVEDMYRPEYRATTASGTLTVLP, encoded by the coding sequence ATGCTGCGTTTGCGCCTGTTGAAGAGTTTGATCGTTTGCATTGCGGCCCTTGCCGCACCGGCACGGGGGCAAGATGCGCTGCCTGATCATCGTTACCTCTTCACGCGGGATGTGGATTTTTATGGTGCCGATCTGACCAATCTCTTTGATACCACGCAAGCGGCTTGCGAACGGGCGTGCAGCGCCCAAGACACATGCGTCGCTTTCACGTTCAACACCCGCTCCCACGCATGTTTCCCCAAGTCTGCCCTGTCTGACCGGCAACCCTATGTCGGGGCCATGTCTGCCCGAAAAGTGGCGACCGATCCCGCTGCGTTGGCCATGCAATCGGCCCGCACAGGCGCGTTGGATTTCTTGCGGCAGAATGATTTTGGCAACGCCCGGCTGCAAGTCTTGGACAATGCCCGGCGGTTCACCTTTTCGGATGAAACCGCAGAGGAGCTGATCGGTGCGATGACGCTGGCAGAGCAGGGTGGGAATACAAACTCGGCGCTGCTTTGGGCCAGCCGGGCCGCCGCGTTGACAGATCGGGGCGATATCTGGGTTCGGGTTGCGGACCTGTCGCTGAAACAGGCAGACGCCACGCAGGCCAGCGGCAAGAAACGGCAGTTTCGCCGTGAAGCACTGAAAGCCGCCGTGAACGCCTATTTGCGGGCACAAACCCCGGCCATTCAGGTGAATGCCCTTGAAGCCATGTCTCGCGCCTTGGAAGTAAGCCGCCGTGGCCGGGACATGATCCCGGCATTGCGCCTTGCGCTCTCCATCGCGCCGCGGGACGATCTTGAGGCGGCCCTTGAAGATGCCATCGGGAAGTACGGGTTTCGCGTTGTTGAACACCGCGTTGACAATAACGCCGCTGCGCCGCGGATCTGTACGGAGTTTTCAGAGAAACTCGTCCAGGTCGGTGTCGATTACGACCCCTTTGTGCGCGTTGAAGGGCGCGGGCTGGCGGTGCAGTCAGATGGGAACCAGCTATGCATCGACGGGGTGGAACATGGTGCCCGATATGACGTGACCCTGCGCGAAGGCCTGCCCTCCGCCAGCGGTGAAGCCCTGCACCGAGATGTACGGTTGCGGCTTTACGTGCGGGACCGGTCCCCGCAAGTCAGGTTTGGCGGGCGGGCCTATGTGTTGCCGCGATCCGAAAAGGCGGGCATTCCGGTCGAGACAGTGAACGTAGACACATTGGACCTCAAGTTGCGCCGGGTCAGCGACCGCAACCTGGTGCGGGCGATCCGCGAAAGCTATTTTGGACGGCCGCTCAGCAAATATGAAGACGACCAGTTCTCTCAGACATTGGCGCAGGATATCTGGGAAGGCACCGGCACGGTCCAGAACAACCTCAACGTGGACATGACCACCCGTCTGCCTTTGGGCGATATCCTTGGCCAACAGCCTGCTGGGATATACACGCTCAGCGCCTCGGTGCCGGGGCAGGATCCCTATGACAATCCCGCCGCGACCCAATGGTTTGTCTTGTCCGATCTTGGCATTTCCACCCTGTCGGGTGTGGACGGCCTGCATGTCGCCGTGCGCCGCCTGACCGACGCAGAGCCCCGCGCCGGTATCGAGCTGAGCCTGATTTCCCGCGCCAATGCCGTGCTTGGAAAGGCCACCACCGATTCAAGCGGGTTCGCCCAGTTTCCTGCCGGGCTCAGTCGCGGCAATGGTGGATCTGCCCCGGCATTGTTGATGGCGGAAGACGGCTCGCATGATGTTGCATTCCTGCCTTTGACCGATCCCGCCTTTGACCTGTCCGACCGGGGTGTCGAGGGGCATCCACCCGCTCCGCCCATTGATGTGTTCATGACCACAGATCGCGGCGCCTACCGCGTGGGCGAGACGATCTATGCCACCGTCCTGACCCGTGATGCACAGGCGCAGGCGATTGATGAGCTGCCAGTGACCGCGATCCTCAAACGACCCGACGGTGTGGAATACAGCCGCAGCCTCAGCAGTGATGCGAAGGCGGGCGGTCATGTTTTTGCATTGCCCTTAGGGGCGGATGTGCCGCGCGGCGCTTGGCGGATTGACATACTGACCGATACAACAGAGCCCGCATTGGCCAGCCAGACCGTGCTGGTCGAAGACTTCTTGCCAGAGCGGATTGATTTCGACCTGTCCCTGCCGGACAGTCCATTGCGCCTGACATCATCGCCGTCGCTCAATGTTCAGGTGGACTATCTCTTTGGCGCGCCGGGGGCCAATCTGGACGTTGAAGGGGACGTGCGCCTGCGGGCCAAGCGCGGGATTGACGGTTGGCCGGGCTATCGCTTTGGCCGCCATGACAGCGCGTTCCGTACCCAAACCCGTTTTATCGGCAATGCCGTCACTGATGCGGCAGGCAAGGCGGTTCTGCCGCTGACACTGCCGAAGCTGGAACAAGATCCAGGACTGCCGATGGAGGCCGAGATAATCCTTCGGGTCGCCGAAGGATCAGGCCGTCCGGTCGAACGCCGCCTGACCAATGCGGTGGTCAGCGACATGCCGATGATTGGCATCAAGCCATTGTTTGAGGATGTTCTGGCAGAAGGCAGCGAAGCGGCGTTTGACCTGATCGCCCTGGGTTCGCAAGCACAAGCGATGCCAATGCAGGTGCGCTGGACCCTGAACAAGGTCGAGACCCGTTATCAGTGGTATCAGCTTTACGGCAACTGGGAATGGGAGCCGACAACCCGTCGCACCCGTGCCGCTACTGGTGAGGTCACGCTGGGTGCAGAGCCTGTATCAGTATCCGCGCCAACTGAATGGGGCGAATATGAGCTGGTCGTGGAGCGGATCGGCAGTGATTACGCCGCCGCCTCGGTTGCGTTCTATTCCGGCTGGTATGGCGGAGATGGATCAACCGACACGCCAGACCGGCTTGAGATGTCGCTTGATGCCGAAAGCTACGCTGTCGGTGATCCGGTGCGCCTGCGCGTTGCTGCAAAAACCGGGGGTGTTGCGCTTGTATCTGTGCTGTCCAACCGGGTGATCGAACGCAAGGCGGTGATGGTGAACGCGGGGGAGAACATGATCCCGCTCACTGTGACGGATGCTTGGGGCAGCGGCGCTTATGTCACCGTGTCCTTGCTGCGCGGCATGGACGAAGCCGCCGGCCTGAACCCCGCCCGCAGTCTTGGTCTCGCCCATGCCTCGGTGCGCCCCGGAAAGCGGGCACTGTCCGTCAGTCTGGACGCGCCAAAGGTGGTAGATGGGCAGGCCGGCACCCTGCGCGCCGCTGTGCAGGTCGAGGGCGTGCAACCGGGCGAGACCGCCTATGTGACGCTGGCCGCAGTGGACGTGGGCATTTTGAATCTCACTGGGTTCAGAGCCCCGGATGCAAGCGATCACTATTTTGGCCAGCGCCGCTTGGGTGTCGAAATGCGCGACATCTATGGCCGCTTGATTGATGGGATGAACGGGGCGCTTGGCACGGTCAGATCCGGCGGGGATGCCGCCGCCAGCGCCCAGGTACAATCGCCGCCCCCGACCGAAGAGCTGATGGCGTTTTTCACAGGTCCGATCACGGTTGGCCCCGATGGCCGCGCCGAGGTTGAGATCATTCGCCCTGCCTTTAACGGCACAATCAAGTTAATGGCGGTGGCATGGTCTCCCAGCGGGGTTGGGGAAGCCTCTGCCGATGTGGTCGCCCGCGATCCGGTTGTGGTCACGGCCTCCCTGCCGCGGTTCCTTGCCCCGGGCGATCAAAGCCGGATGTTGTTGGAGTTGGTCCATGCCGAAGGGTCAGCAGGGCAGATGTCACTGCAAGCCTTTGCAGACGCAGGTCTCTCCTTGGGTGACTTACCTGCGAATGTGACCCTGCCTGAAAAAGGCAGCCTGCGCATCAATGTGCCGGTCACCGGGCGCGAGATTGGCGATCACCTGATTACCGTTTCGCTCACCACGCCGGACGGTAAGGAATTGCGCAAAGTGCTGACTGTGCCGGTGCGCATCAATGATCCGGAAGTGGCAGTCACGCGTCAGTTCTCGCTGGGCCAAGGTGAAACCTTCACCTTTGATGGCAATGTGTTCGCGGGCCTGCGCCCGGGCACCGCGTCGGCCACGCTGACGGCTGGACCCTTGGCGCGGTTTGATGTGCCCGGCTTGCTCCGCCAGCTTGACCGCTACCCTTACGGATGCACCGAACAGGTCACCTCAAGCGCGATGCCACTGCTGTATCTCAGCTCGGTCGCGCAATCGGCAGGTTTGGGGGAACCCGCGCGGATCAATGACAAGATCGGCAAAGCCATTGAACGGGTGCTGAACCGGCAGGCCAGTAACGGTGCCTTTGGATTGTGGCGTGCGCAATCGGGTGACTTCTGGCTGGATGCCTATGTCACCGATTTCCTGTCGCGGGCGCGGCATGAGGGGCATGCAGTGCCGGATCTGGCCTTCTCGCTGGCGATGGACAACCTGCGCAACCGGATCAATTATGCCCCCGATTTCGATGCGGGCGGCGAAGACGTGGCTTACGCCCTGTTGGTGTTGGCCCGTGAGGGCGCGGCGCAGATGGGCGATCTGCGCTACTATGCGGACACCAAGGCCGATGACTTCGGAACGCCGCTGGCTGCGGCGCAATTGGGTGCGGCGCTGGCCGCCTATGGTGATCCGGTGCGGGCTGATATGATGTTCCGCAAGGCAGGATTGCTGTTGTTGCGGGATCGTGACAGGCGCCAAGGCTGGCGCGATGATTATGGCACCAACCTGCGGGACACGGCGGCGGTGCTCAAGCTCAGCGCCGAAGCCGGAAGCGCTGCTATTGATCCGGCAACCTTGATCAGTTGGACCCGCCGTGAGACGGGCCGCTTGTCCACACAAGAAGCGGCTCAGGTTGTGCTGGCGGCCCATGCCCTGACCGGCCCGCAAGCAGTTTCGGGGCTGGAGGTGGATGGCGCAGCGGTTGCTGGCCCGTTGGTAAAGCGATTGATCGACGCTGCACCGATATCCTCCAAGATCCGCAATGCCAGTGATGTGGCAATGGATGTGACCCTGACCGCCTTTGGCGTCCCCGAGGTCGCGCCAGAGGCGGGCGGTTATGGCTATAGCATGACGCGGCGCTATTTCACTATGGACGGCAATCTGGTCGAGGGGGCAGTGCAGACCGGAGAACGGATGGTCGTCGTGATCGAAGTGACCCCGTTTGAGGATATCGGTGCACGCCTGATCGTTGACGATCCCTTGCCCGCCGGGCTTGAGATAGACAACCCCAACCTGCTGCGCAGCGGCGAGATCGGCGCGTTAAGCTGGCTGAGCACCAAACCTGCCGAAAACGCCGAGTTCCGCAGTGACCGGTTCATTGCCGCCGTTAATCACCGCAAAGCAGAGCCGTTCCAACTGG